The genomic DNA AGGTCATCTCCGTCTAGACGTCACCGCCCAGTATGCCAACGGCCCTCAACGAGAGAATGGCAGAGGAGAGATGGACTCGAACGATCTCGCGTGGCGGAAATCGAGCCTCAGCGGCAGCAACGGTGGCGACTGCGTCGAGGTCGCCGCGCTCGAGGACACCTCCTACCGGCCGGTGCACAAGCAGGGCGCCACCCATGCCGTGCGCGACAGCAAAGACCCGTCCGGCCCCGTCCTCTACTTCGACCTGGTCGAGTGGAATTCCTTCATCGACCGCGTGAAGACATCTGAATTCCACCTTGCGCCGCTGACCGTTCCCTGACATTCGACTCCCGCGGGCAGGTCCCCCGGGTTTTCACGACCCGGTGTTCCTCAACCGGATGGATTCCCGGCGCTCGCCCGCGGTCCGCCGGTCGAGTTCGGTGTCCCCGAAATACTCCCTGCCCGGGGTGAGCGCCTTGCCGTACATCTCGGAAAGTGTCACGAACGTGTAGCCGGCGGCGGTGAGCCGCGCCAGCACCTGGGGAGCGGCCTCGACGGTGGTGGGGTGGATGTCGTGCATGAGCACGACGGAGCCCCGCGCGGCGCGGCTCGCACGCTGGATGACGACCAGACTGTCGCGGTCGCGCCAGTCCATGGTGTCGAGGCTCCACAGGATCTGGGCGAGGCCCTTGCGGCGGGCCACCGCGGTGACGCGCTGGTTGGTCGCTCCGTACGGCGGGCGCATGAGGCTCATCCAGCGGCCGGTCACGTGGTGGACGATCTGCTGGGTGCGGCTCAGCTCGCCCTTGACCCCGGCGTCCGACAGCGCGGTGAGCTGGGTGTGGCTCCAGGTGTGGTTGCCTATCTCGTGCCCTTCGCTCACCATCCGGCGGAGGGTGAGCGGGCCGTCCGCCGCCACCATCTGGCCGATCACGAAGAAGGTCGCCCTGGCGTGGTATTCGGCGAGGACGTCGAGCAGCCGCCCGGTGTACGGTCCCGGGCCGTCGTCATAGGTCAGGGCCACACACCGGACCTTCCTGCAGTCGATGTGGCGCTCCGCCGGGGAGGCGGGATGCCCGTTCCCGGGCCACTGGGGCTGGATCGCGGCCAGCTTCTCGGCCAGCGCCCTGGGGTCGACCCGCGGAGGGGTGAGTGCGGGAAGGGCCGACGGGACGTCCTGGGACCTCATCCGGGCGACGGGAGGGGCGCATCCGCCGAGCGCCAGGATCAGAGCCGCCGGAACGATCCACAGCCGCATGCTTCCCCCAAGAAAGCAGCGCGGGGCTACGGATAATCCTCAGCCGCGTCACCCCGCAAGATCTTGGCCAGGTCCTCCCACCAGGATGGGACATCGCCCTGTAATTCGGTGTATCGACGCGCCACCCGAACGGCACATCCACCGGGATCCGTACCCAGATGCCGACGTTTTACCTGACCTTCCTGCCAACGGTAGAAACCGTCTCTGAAACGTATGACCAGCCCTATCCATACGGACAGGATTCCGTCGTCCCCCACCTCATGGACACCGGTCACGCCGAGCTCTTTCAGCTCGATGCGGAGCCGGTCTATCGCGGCCTGGGGCTCGCTCACCGGTCACCTCGTGTGTCAGATGGACGAGTGCGGCTGGGCACGTGTTCGCGGCCCGGCGGAGTCGACACGCCGATACGGAAGACCGAAAGCGACATAGTGTAATGATGCGGCTTCGGCTTGTGGTCGGAAAGCCGTTCAACACTATTGGTCGGGAGTCCCCTGAGGCTCCGTGACCACCATGGTGAAGCGCAGCGGCACGTCTCCGTGGTTGGCGTATCTGTGCGGCCGGTCGGCACTGAACACCACCGCGTCGTCCACCCGGACGACGTGGCTCGCGCCGTGCACCGACAGGGTCAGCTCCCCGGCGAGGACGGTCAGCATCTCGCGGGTGCCCGGCGGGTGGGCGTCACCGTCATAGTGCTCGCCCGGGGCCTGCCGCCAGTCCCACAGTTCCAGGATGGACGGCGAGTCGGTGCCGACCAGCAGCCTCGCGGAACTCGCCTCGCCGTGCGGGAAGGCGACGACGTCGGCGGCGTGGACGACCTGGACGACGGGGGTGTCGGAGACCTCCACCATCCGCGCGACCGTCACGCCGAGCGCGTCGGCGATGCGGGTGAGCGTGTTGATGCTGGGGTTGGTCCGCCCCTGCTCGACCTGGATGAGCATGCCCCGGCTCACCCCCGAGCGTGCGGCGAGCTCGTCGAGTGTCATCCGCCGGTGCGCCCGCTGGGCCCGGACGTTGTTGGCGACCGCCGCAGTGATCGTCTCTGGATCCATGAGTCCAGTCTAGTGAACTGGATTTGCAATGGAGTGCACTCCATCTGATGTACTAGGAGTTCAATCTATTGAACTGGGGTGAAGGATGAGTGCTGTGGTGCTGGCGACGGTCTGCGCGGTGGTGTACGGCACCGCGGACTTCTTCGGCGGCCTGGCCACCCGGCGCTCGCGGGTGCTGGCCGTGGTGGTGCTCGCTCAGACGGCCGGTCTGGCACTCGTGACCGCGCTTCTGCCTTTCCTGCCAGGGGCCCTCACCATACGAGGACTGGCCTGGGGGGTGGCGGCCGGCTTGTCCGGCACCGTCGGGCTGGTGCTGTTCTACCGGGCGCTCGCCACCGGCGTGATGTCGGTGGTGGCGCCCATCACCGCGACCACCTCGGCCGCGCTGCCCGTGCTGTTCGGACTGGCCACCGGGGACCGGCCGGAACCGATGGCGCTGGGCGGCGTGGCACTCGCCCTGGCCGCCATCCTGCTGATCAGCCGCGACTCCTCACCTGCGGCGGCCGGCCGCGGCCCGGTCCTGGCCGCGCTCGCCGCAGGGGCGGGTTTC from Streptosporangium sp. NBC_01756 includes the following:
- a CDS encoding DUF397 domain-containing protein; its protein translation is MDSNDLAWRKSSLSGSNGGDCVEVAALEDTSYRPVHKQGATHAVRDSKDPSGPVLYFDLVEWNSFIDRVKTSEFHLAPLTVP
- a CDS encoding polysaccharide deacetylase family protein; the protein is MRLWIVPAALILALGGCAPPVARMRSQDVPSALPALTPPRVDPRALAEKLAAIQPQWPGNGHPASPAERHIDCRKVRCVALTYDDGPGPYTGRLLDVLAEYHARATFFVIGQMVAADGPLTLRRMVSEGHEIGNHTWSHTQLTALSDAGVKGELSRTQQIVHHVTGRWMSLMRPPYGATNQRVTAVARRKGLAQILWSLDTMDWRDRDSLVVIQRASRAARGSVVLMHDIHPTTVEAAPQVLARLTAAGYTFVTLSEMYGKALTPGREYFGDTELDRRTAGERRESIRLRNTGS
- a CDS encoding helix-turn-helix domain-containing protein produces the protein MDPETITAAVANNVRAQRAHRRMTLDELAARSGVSRGMLIQVEQGRTNPSINTLTRIADALGVTVARMVEVSDTPVVQVVHAADVVAFPHGEASSARLLVGTDSPSILELWDWRQAPGEHYDGDAHPPGTREMLTVLAGELTLSVHGASHVVRVDDAVVFSADRPHRYANHGDVPLRFTMVVTEPQGTPDQ
- a CDS encoding EamA family transporter, producing MSAVVLATVCAVVYGTADFFGGLATRRSRVLAVVVLAQTAGLALVTALLPFLPGALTIRGLAWGVAAGLSGTVGLVLFYRALATGVMSVVAPITATTSAALPVLFGLATGDRPEPMALGGVALALAAILLISRDSSPAAAGRGPVLAALAAGAGFGGFFVLLSQAPDDSGMWPLFGARLVSITVIALLALGTRRTLRPGPGALHIIVAAGSLDMVANVLFMLAQQRGMLSLVAVVVSLYPASTLLLARQVLGERLNAVQLVGIGCTLAAVALIAAS